ATTTACCGGGTGATTAATCGAAACTTCAATGAACCAAATTGGAATTGTAGGAATAATTCATTTTTCGGATTAGACGCACAACAAGCATTACCGGAAATAGACCGGATTGCCCGTTTTTTCTTAAAAGACTATCAAATAAAAACAGATAACAATACTGATTTTATGATCGAATCTCGATGCGCTCTTGTTGACCTTTCTTTTTTTGATTTATTTGAGCGACCCGTCATTCAAGGTAATATCGATTCCTCCGATTTTTCGTGGATTGTACTCACAGAGACAAGTGCCAAACGATTTTTCGATAAGGAAAACCCGATCGGGAAAACAATAACGATCAAAGATCCCATCTATAACAGGAAGAAAGAGGTTAAATGTCAAGTAATTGCAATCATAAAAGATTTTCCGGCAAACTCTACTCTCCAAACCGATATTTTTATCGATTGCCGTCTAGGGCACCCATATTTCAGTAATGAACGCTATTCTCGTTCAGTATATACTTATTTCCGACTTTCTCCGAGAACCGATCTAGAAAGAGTGGAAAAAGCTTTACAGGAAATTACCCTACAAAGAACGGAAACGGCAACTCATTGTTCGTACAGACTTCAACCATTGAAAGATACTTATTTTCACTCGGACCATATCGAACAAGACGAATTGCTGCGTGGCTCCCTATCCCTGACTTATCTGTTGTGGGGAATCACTCTTTTAATATTACTCCTTGCGGCCGGGAACTTCCTGTTAATCCGGATAGCCCAACAAAACCGGGATTCTTCTCGTTTTGCCATTCACAAGTGCTACGGGGCGAGTAATACACATCTACTTTATCAACTGATTAGCGAGATCGGATTACTGACGGGAGTTATTCTTGTGCTTGCGTTCATCCTGACCAGCTTGTTACACCCTTACATTATTCAGGTTTTATCACCGGATCACGTGTACCCATTCCTGTTTTTTAGTTTTTCCAATTTATTGTTTGTCGTGTTTACCTGCTGTATCATGGGGAGTATTTGTTATTTCCTCTATTTTCATTTCAAACAACGAATAAATCGATTGGGTGTGAAAAATATACTTCAACCGAGCCCCCGACAGATAAATCTTTCACAAATCCTGACCATCTTACAAATCGGTATTTTCACGGCATTACTCTTTTATTGTTCGATTATTATATCACAGATTCATTTCATCAAAGATAAACCGCTAGGAATCATAACAGATCAGGTGTTACGCATCAGTTGGCTTGATAATTCTTCCAATTATCAAGCACTAAAAGAAGAATTACTAAAACACCCTGATATTTTGTATGTATGTAATGGAATCAATATCCCAGACCCTGGCACACCATTAACAGAAAGAATCCATTTCCCATCGGAATCGGAAAAATATGTCGATGTTGTATGTATGTACGGTGATGAAGATTTCACAAATATTTATAACATACCGATTATTAAAAATCAAGAGTTTACTCCCATTGAATTTAATCCCACACCTGAAAATAATTACTCATCGACAACTGACGTGTGGGTAAATAAAAAATTCGTGGAAACGTTTAAACTAGATCACCCACTAGGAACGATCCTAAACCAGCAACGTTCTGTTCACTACCGTATTACAGGGGTTACGGAAGATTATCACACGCAATCACTCCATTACCCGATACGCCCCACGATGATTCTACCGCCCTCGACTTACTGGTTATTGATTCGTTACCAGCCAGGAAAACGACAAGAGGTACTGGAATACCTGCAAGAACTGCATCGATCCCGAAACCCGGAAGGTATTTTTGAATATCAAGAATATAATTACTCAGACCTATACCAAAAAGACATGGCCTTTATGGAACTCGTGATCCTGTTTTCACTGATCGCCATTCTAATCGGTGGTATGGGGATATTCGCTTTTGCCATATTCATGGTGGAAAGCAAAACGAGGGAGATCGCTCTTCGAAAAGTAAACGGGGCATCGGAGCGACAAATCATGTTACTGTTTAACCGACAATTCATGACAAAAGTTCTCGTGGCCTGCGTGATCGGTCTGCCGATAGCGTACTACGCCTCCCGGAAATGGC
The window above is part of the Butyricimonas paravirosa genome. Proteins encoded here:
- a CDS encoding FtsX-like permease family protein, with amino-acid sequence MFKQYFKFIVRKLSRNRVYTVINIVGLSIAFSAAWLIYSHTSNEWNMDGYLKNGDHIYRVINRNFNEPNWNCRNNSFFGLDAQQALPEIDRIARFFLKDYQIKTDNNTDFMIESRCALVDLSFFDLFERPVIQGNIDSSDFSWIVLTETSAKRFFDKENPIGKTITIKDPIYNRKKEVKCQVIAIIKDFPANSTLQTDIFIDCRLGHPYFSNERYSRSVYTYFRLSPRTDLERVEKALQEITLQRTETATHCSYRLQPLKDTYFHSDHIEQDELLRGSLSLTYLLWGITLLILLLAAGNFLLIRIAQQNRDSSRFAIHKCYGASNTHLLYQLISEIGLLTGVILVLAFILTSLLHPYIIQVLSPDHVYPFLFFSFSNLLFVVFTCCIMGSICYFLYFHFKQRINRLGVKNILQPSPRQINLSQILTILQIGIFTALLFYCSIIISQIHFIKDKPLGIITDQVLRISWLDNSSNYQALKEELLKHPDILYVCNGINIPDPGTPLTERIHFPSESEKYVDVVCMYGDEDFTNIYNIPIIKNQEFTPIEFNPTPENNYSSTTDVWVNKKFVETFKLDHPLGTILNQQRSVHYRITGVTEDYHTQSLHYPIRPTMILPPSTYWLLIRYQPGKRQEVLEYLQELHRSRNPEGIFEYQEYNYSDLYQKDMAFMELVILFSLIAILIGGMGIFAFAIFMVESKTREIALRKVNGASERQIMLLFNRQFMTKVLVACVIGLPIAYYASRKWLENYAYRIEIQPWIFVLTIVISLCIVLLVTNWQIRQASRNNPIDTLKIE